The Saprospiraceae bacterium genome includes a window with the following:
- a CDS encoding IS1634 family transposase, translated as MKIRIVKTASNAKAVQIVRYQNNRRIILHHIGSAHNEIELDELMTIANEWIKDASKQLSVFPDESPNKLLHLNHCTFIGVQYHFFYQQINTIQDKLGFVGLPALLNDLVTMRIFEPASKLRSLELMEHFFGIKHSRKSYYKIAPQCIDLKEKVETKVVDFAKEHYSFNYDIVFYDVTTLYFETFAEDELRKNGFSKDNKSQQPQILIALMVTQEGFPIAYEIFSGNTFEGHTIVPVIKDFIKRNNVESFTVVADAAMISSENIAHLIQNNINYIVGARLGNLSVKLLETIDQQIVRQDGKSIRIKTELGCLICSYSSVRYRKDLYEMNKQIEKAKQVIELPSKRRKQKFTKTNDQKMELNEDLIEKTKKLLGIKGYYTNLEETKVGNETIIERYHELYRIEQAFRVTKSDLQTGPIFHFKEQPIKLHILICFMALVISKHIELKTGVSIRKFLDESKE; from the coding sequence GTGAAAATCAGGATAGTCAAAACCGCATCAAATGCCAAAGCGGTTCAAATAGTACGGTATCAAAACAACAGGCGAATCATTTTACACCATATTGGCTCGGCTCATAACGAAATCGAACTAGATGAACTTATGACTATAGCTAATGAATGGATCAAAGACGCTTCAAAGCAGTTATCTGTTTTTCCCGATGAAAGCCCAAACAAACTACTTCATCTCAATCATTGTACATTTATCGGGGTGCAATACCATTTTTTCTACCAACAGATAAATACTATACAGGATAAATTGGGGTTTGTTGGGTTGCCGGCATTATTGAATGATTTGGTAACAATGAGGATATTTGAACCAGCATCTAAACTTCGTTCCTTAGAATTGATGGAACATTTTTTTGGCATAAAACATAGTCGTAAGAGTTATTACAAGATTGCTCCACAATGTATTGACTTAAAAGAAAAGGTAGAGACGAAAGTAGTAGATTTTGCAAAGGAGCATTATTCGTTCAATTATGATATTGTTTTTTACGATGTGACAACACTTTACTTTGAGACCTTTGCAGAAGACGAATTACGAAAGAACGGCTTTTCTAAAGACAATAAATCGCAGCAACCACAAATATTAATAGCGCTGATGGTTACCCAGGAAGGTTTTCCGATTGCTTATGAAATCTTCAGTGGCAACACGTTTGAAGGACATACGATTGTTCCTGTCATCAAAGATTTTATCAAAAGAAATAATGTGGAATCATTTACGGTAGTGGCAGATGCGGCAATGATTAGTTCAGAAAATATTGCACACTTAATCCAAAACAATATCAACTATATTGTAGGAGCACGATTGGGCAACCTTTCAGTAAAGCTGCTCGAAACTATAGACCAACAAATCGTCAGGCAAGATGGTAAAAGTATCAGAATTAAGACGGAATTAGGTTGTTTGATTTGTAGTTATTCTTCTGTGCGATACCGCAAAGATTTATATGAGATGAACAAACAAATAGAGAAAGCAAAACAGGTAATTGAATTACCATCAAAGAGAAGAAAACAAAAATTTACCAAGACCAATGACCAGAAAATGGAACTTAACGAAGACCTAATCGAAAAAACAAAGAAGCTGCTTGGGATCAAAGGCTACTATACCAATTTAGAAGAAACAAAAGTGGGCAATGAAACCATCATTGAGCGTTATCACGAGCTGTACAGAATAGAACAGGCTTTTCGAGTAACCAAAAGTGATCTGCAAACCGGACCAATATTCCATTTTAAGGAACAGCCTATAAAGCTGCACATTCTGATATGTTTTATGGCTTTAGTGATCTCCAAACACATCGAACTAAAGACAGGTGTGTCGATAAGAAAGTTCCTGGACGAATCAAAAGAATAG
- a CDS encoding VWA domain-containing protein produces MIGWRFKNYEPEDDSADPFERLLKIFKDLLIHTSGDVNEAISWLTELDKKYKLTDENYGIGDFVKDLIDKGLLAQSTGQGKPTFNPTVKMENALRRFALDGIFDQLKKSGKGQHNTRVSGQGDEFTSELRPFQFGDKLDHIAISETLRNAQINHGLDDFKLTEADLAIHETYFQSQTSTVLMIDISHSMILYGEDRITPAKKVAMALSELIITRYPKDTLDIIVFGDDAWQIEIKDLPYLEVGPYHTNTVAGLELAMDLLRKRKNPNKQIMMITDGKPTCIKKGKNYYKNSFGLDRKILNRTLALAVNCKKLHIPITTFMIARDPYLVNFVDQFTKANAGKAFYSSLENLGEFLFMDYKQNKRKRRQ; encoded by the coding sequence ATGATAGGATGGAGATTTAAAAATTATGAACCTGAAGACGATTCTGCTGACCCGTTCGAACGTCTCCTGAAAATTTTTAAAGATTTACTGATACACACTTCGGGAGATGTAAATGAAGCAATTTCCTGGTTGACAGAATTAGATAAGAAATACAAACTGACTGATGAAAATTACGGTATAGGTGATTTTGTGAAAGATTTGATTGACAAAGGACTTTTGGCCCAGTCAACCGGGCAAGGAAAACCAACTTTCAATCCTACTGTAAAAATGGAAAATGCTCTAAGAAGATTTGCTTTAGATGGCATTTTTGACCAGCTTAAAAAATCAGGAAAGGGCCAACACAACACACGAGTCAGCGGACAGGGCGATGAATTTACTTCAGAGTTAAGACCATTTCAGTTTGGTGATAAGCTCGATCATATAGCTATCTCAGAGACTTTGCGCAATGCTCAGATCAACCATGGATTGGATGATTTTAAACTAACAGAAGCTGATCTTGCAATACATGAAACATATTTTCAGAGTCAAACCAGTACCGTTCTGATGATTGATATCTCACATTCTATGATTTTGTATGGCGAAGACAGGATTACTCCGGCTAAAAAAGTGGCAATGGCGCTGAGCGAATTGATAATCACCCGATATCCAAAAGATACCCTGGATATCATCGTATTTGGTGATGATGCCTGGCAGATAGAAATTAAAGATCTTCCTTATCTTGAAGTAGGTCCCTATCATACCAATACAGTTGCCGGGCTTGAATTGGCAATGGATTTGCTCCGAAAAAGGAAAAATCCCAACAAACAGATCATGATGATCACAGATGGGAAACCGACCTGTATCAAGAAAGGTAAAAATTATTATAAAAACAGTTTTGGACTGGATCGTAAAATTTTAAATAGAACACTGGCACTTGCTGTGAACTGTAAAAAATTACACATTCCCATTACTACATTTATGATTGCCAGAGATCCTTACTTAGTAAATTTTGTTGACCAGTTTACGAAAGCGAATGCAGGAAAGGCGTTCTATTCATCTCTGGAAAATCTGGGAGAATTCCTTTTTATGGACTATAAACAAAATAAAAGAAAAAGAAGACAATAG
- a CDS encoding IS4 family transposase: MCTIPDEKTDILFRASQNRRAINGTGELVKVFDDIAKRDKIGEVNIKIQDNKKREDRTAVLEVRSLRYKIQRPEKKRLREKYPRNVELTMLHAREQNPPAWESPVEWYLWTTEQVRGIEDCKEKLEIYKQRWKVEEAHRLLKKEGFNLEASELETPEGIRKLLILGMEASLKIQRLKEARDGDTSIEVKEVFEEEEVKCLEQLNKVYQGATEKQKNPHPEHSLAWASWIIARIGGWKGYASQRKPGTITYKWGYEKFQTLMVGYRLKNSPP; this comes from the coding sequence ATGTGTACGATCCCGGATGAAAAAACAGATATATTATTTAGAGCAAGCCAAAACAGAAGAGCAATAAATGGAACAGGAGAGCTAGTAAAAGTATTTGATGATATCGCAAAGAGAGATAAAATAGGGGAAGTAAATATAAAGATACAAGATAATAAAAAGAGAGAGGACAGGACAGCTGTATTGGAAGTAAGAAGTTTAAGATACAAAATACAAAGGCCGGAAAAAAAGCGGCTGAGAGAGAAATATCCTAGAAATGTAGAACTAACAATGCTACATGCAAGAGAACAAAACCCACCCGCTTGGGAAAGTCCGGTGGAATGGTATTTATGGACAACGGAACAAGTAAGGGGAATAGAAGATTGTAAAGAGAAGTTGGAGATATATAAACAAAGGTGGAAAGTGGAGGAGGCACACAGATTATTAAAAAAAGAAGGATTTAATTTGGAGGCTAGTGAATTAGAAACGCCGGAAGGCATAAGGAAATTATTAATTTTGGGTATGGAAGCATCATTAAAAATACAACGATTAAAAGAGGCACGAGATGGAGACACCTCAATAGAAGTGAAAGAAGTTTTTGAAGAAGAGGAGGTGAAGTGTTTAGAACAGCTAAATAAAGTGTATCAAGGAGCCACAGAGAAACAAAAAAATCCACATCCCGAACATTCATTAGCATGGGCATCTTGGATCATAGCAAGAATCGGAGGATGGAAGGGATATGCTTCCCAACGCAAACCAGGTACAATAACATACAAATGGGGGTATGAAAAATTTCAAACTCTTATGGTGGGATACAGACTAAAAAACTCTCCCCCCTAA
- a CDS encoding magnesium chelatase gives MNSVKDIKTLGQLEQSGYVSRSVKLEMRENLVKKLKNKEKVFEGILGFDDTVLPDIERAVLSGHNILLLGLRGQAKTRLARLMISLLDEYMPVVSGSELNDDPLNPLSRFAKDLISEKGDDTPIEWIHRSERYVEKLATPDVSIADLIGDVDPIKAATLKLPYSDERVIHFGLIPRSHRSIFVINELPDLQARIQVSLFNILQEGDLQIRGFKLRLPLDIEFVFTANPEDYTNRGSIITPLKDRIESQILTHYPRSIDTAMEITRQEARVNVSQLNAIRVPDLHRKLIEMISFNARESVYVDDKSGVSARLSISAFENLYSTAERRMLLNGESGTTTRITDFWGVIPAITGKIELVYEGEQEGPYNVALNLLFKSLKELFLEHFPNPNQKIKRDLKDEYGVIKAWFAGGNTLDLLNDDTDTDFQKSIKSIAGLEKLVRSYINEEDKIIPFMELVLHGLSESEVIGKNILENSLNFSDPLTGMFDDLNN, from the coding sequence ATGAATAGCGTGAAAGATATAAAGACATTAGGGCAGTTGGAACAATCTGGTTATGTTTCCAGAAGTGTAAAGTTGGAGATGAGAGAAAATCTTGTTAAAAAACTTAAGAACAAAGAGAAAGTTTTTGAAGGAATTTTGGGTTTTGACGATACAGTTCTTCCTGATATTGAGAGAGCAGTTTTATCCGGCCATAATATTTTGTTACTTGGACTCCGCGGACAAGCCAAAACCAGATTAGCCCGATTGATGATCTCATTGTTAGATGAATATATGCCTGTTGTATCAGGCTCTGAACTGAACGATGATCCTTTAAATCCTCTGTCCAGATTTGCCAAAGACCTTATTTCTGAAAAAGGCGATGATACCCCTATAGAATGGATACACCGTTCCGAAAGATATGTTGAAAAATTGGCAACTCCCGATGTCAGTATTGCGGATTTGATCGGTGATGTTGATCCTATCAAAGCTGCTACTTTGAAACTTCCTTATTCTGATGAACGGGTTATTCATTTCGGATTGATACCCAGATCTCACAGAAGTATATTTGTGATCAATGAATTACCGGATCTTCAGGCCAGAATTCAGGTCTCCCTCTTCAATATTCTGCAGGAAGGTGACCTTCAGATCAGAGGATTTAAGCTTAGATTACCTTTAGATATTGAGTTTGTGTTTACAGCCAATCCGGAAGATTATACCAATCGGGGTAGTATAATTACTCCGCTAAAAGATCGTATTGAAAGCCAGATTCTAACGCATTATCCGAGAAGTATAGACACTGCAATGGAGATAACCCGGCAGGAAGCGAGAGTCAATGTCAGTCAGCTTAATGCTATACGGGTTCCGGATTTACACAGGAAACTCATAGAAATGATCAGCTTTAATGCCAGAGAAAGTGTTTATGTTGATGACAAAAGTGGCGTCTCTGCAAGACTTAGTATTTCTGCATTTGAGAATCTTTACAGCACAGCAGAACGCAGGATGCTTCTGAATGGCGAAAGCGGTACCACCACCAGGATTACTGATTTCTGGGGTGTCATACCTGCAATAACAGGTAAAATTGAGCTCGTGTACGAGGGTGAACAGGAAGGTCCTTATAATGTTGCTTTGAATCTATTATTTAAATCTTTGAAAGAATTGTTTCTGGAGCATTTCCCTAATCCCAATCAAAAAATCAAACGCGACCTGAAAGATGAATACGGTGTGATAAAGGCATGGTTTGCAGGAGGAAATACGCTTGATTTGTTAAATGATGATACAGATACAGACTTTCAGAAATCTATAAAGTCGATTGCGGGTCTGGAAAAATTAGTTAGAAGTTATATTAATGAGGAAGATAAAATCATACCTTTTATGGAATTAGTGCTCCATGGTCTCTCAGAATCTGAAGTAATTGGCAAAAATATACTGGAGAACAGTCTTAATTTTTCAGATCCACTTACCGGTATGTTTGACGATCTTAATAATTGA
- a CDS encoding ATP-binding cassette domain-containing protein — translation MLSTQNISLQYGKRILFDEVNVTFKEGNCYGIIGANGAGKSTFLKILSGQMEANKGSVSLETGKRMAVLKQDHFEYDEVTVLNTVLMGHSKLWSIMQEKDAIYMKEDFSEADGIKASELEEVFAEMDGWNAESNAATLLSGIGIPESEHYKLMKDLNGNQKVRVLLAQALFGDPDVLILDEPTNDLDIHTVSWLEDFLLEFKNTVLIVSHDRHFLDTVCTHIADIDYSKINLYSGNYSFWYESSQLALRQKQQSNKKAEEKVKELQAFIDRFSANASKSKQATARKKMLEKINIEDIKPSSRKYPGIIFKPAREAGKEILSVKGLNYSADGDVLIKDLSFNVDHGDKISFLSKNGMATSALYRILSGEITPDSGLIEWGQTITSSYLPNENEKYFAADPMNLIDWLRQFSKEKDESYIRGFLGKMLFSGEETFKMSNVLSGGEKVRCMLSRMMLTEANVLMLDEPTNHLDLETITTLNNALINFPGNVFFTSRDHTFTQTVANRIIEIGPKGFLDKLRSFDDYMEDKEITLQRQEIY, via the coding sequence ATGCTTTCGACGCAAAATATATCATTACAATACGGTAAAAGAATATTGTTTGATGAAGTCAATGTCACATTTAAAGAAGGAAACTGTTATGGTATTATCGGTGCCAATGGTGCAGGTAAATCTACATTCTTAAAAATTTTGTCTGGTCAAATGGAAGCCAATAAAGGCTCCGTAAGTCTTGAGACCGGTAAAAGAATGGCAGTCCTAAAACAAGATCACTTCGAATACGATGAAGTAACCGTGCTGAATACCGTTTTGATGGGCCACTCAAAACTATGGTCCATCATGCAGGAGAAAGACGCAATATACATGAAAGAAGATTTCTCTGAAGCGGATGGTATCAAAGCATCCGAACTTGAAGAAGTCTTTGCAGAAATGGATGGCTGGAATGCAGAGTCTAATGCGGCCACTTTGCTGAGTGGTATCGGCATCCCGGAGAGTGAACATTACAAACTGATGAAAGACCTGAATGGTAATCAGAAAGTGAGAGTCCTTCTTGCACAGGCATTATTTGGTGACCCCGATGTGTTGATTCTGGATGAGCCCACCAATGATCTGGATATACATACGGTCAGTTGGTTGGAAGATTTTTTGCTGGAATTTAAGAATACGGTTTTAATCGTTTCGCATGACAGGCACTTTCTCGACACCGTGTGTACACATATAGCGGATATTGATTATAGTAAAATTAATCTCTATTCAGGAAATTACAGCTTTTGGTATGAATCCAGTCAACTAGCACTCCGTCAGAAACAACAATCCAATAAAAAGGCAGAAGAAAAAGTAAAAGAACTCCAGGCATTTATAGACAGGTTCAGTGCCAATGCATCCAAATCCAAACAAGCCACAGCAAGGAAAAAGATGCTAGAAAAAATTAATATTGAAGATATCAAGCCTTCCAGCAGAAAGTATCCGGGCATTATCTTTAAACCTGCCAGAGAAGCCGGTAAAGAAATACTGAGTGTAAAGGGACTGAATTACAGTGCGGATGGAGATGTTCTGATCAAAGATCTGAGCTTCAATGTGGATCATGGGGACAAGATCTCATTTCTATCAAAAAATGGTATGGCTACATCTGCGCTTTACAGAATATTGAGCGGTGAAATCACACCTGATAGTGGATTGATTGAATGGGGACAGACTATCACCAGTTCATATCTGCCCAATGAAAATGAAAAGTATTTTGCGGCTGATCCTATGAATCTGATTGATTGGCTTCGACAGTTTTCAAAAGAGAAGGACGAGTCTTATATCAGAGGGTTTCTGGGCAAAATGCTCTTTTCAGGAGAGGAAACATTTAAAATGTCCAATGTACTGTCAGGGGGAGAAAAAGTACGTTGTATGCTTTCGAGAATGATGTTGACGGAAGCCAACGTCCTTATGCTGGACGAACCTACCAATCACCTGGATCTGGAGACGATCACGACTTTGAATAATGCCCTGATTAATTTTCCCGGCAATGTATTTTTTACTTCCAGAGACCACACTTTCACCCAAACAGTCGCCAACCGTATTATCGAAATAGGACCAAAAGGCTTTTTGGATAAACTGAGAAGTTTTGACGATTACATGGAAGATAAAGAAATAACCCTTCAGCGACAGGAGATATAT